The sequence AGCCGGCCGAGGTGCCAGGCGACGGCCTGCCGGCTGTACGAGGTGGCGCGCGCGATCTCGTCGTTGGACAGCCCGTGCGCGGTGAGGGCGAGCATGCGCTCCTCCACGTCGTCGAGGTCGGGGGCGCGGGCCACGAGGTCGAGCTCCACGTCCTCGTCGGCGGGCGGCGGATCCGCGACCACCACCGCGGGCGTCGCCGCCTCCTGCGCGCGATGCCCCGCCCAGGCCTCCACCCAGCACGTGCCGAGCTCGTGCGCGACGTGGGAGGCACGGGCCATCGCGACGACGAGCGTGGCGTCCCGCTCGGCGGCGGCCGCGTGCATCACGAGCGCGAAGACGCGGAGCGCGGGCAGCGCGCCGCGGAGGGCGACGGACAGGTCGACGTCGGGCTGGGCCGCGCTCCGGCGGGCGACCGCGCGGAGGTCCTCGAGGCAGTCCGGCGGCAGGGGCCGCCCGTGCTCGACGGCGGCGAGGGCCGCGGGCAGCACCAGCGGCACGATCTCGTCGTACCGGAGCCGGAGCCAGTCGCGGCCCGCGGGCCGCACCTCCTCGAGCGGACAGCGCAGCAGCAGCTCCCGGAACTCGTCGACGCGCGCGTCGAGCCGGAGGCCCAGCGGCTGGCCCGGCCGCAGCAGCCGTGCCCGCCCGGCCTGCTCCGCCGGCGGTCCCTGCTCGGCGTGCTGGATGTCGACCATCGGAATCCCCCCGGATCCGCGATGCGCGTCGTCCCCCCGGACGCCGGCACCGCCCCCCCATGCTCTGCCCGACGGGTGGACGGCCGGTGGACGCGCCGTGTCCCGCCGGGGTGCCGGCGGCCGATCCGACCGCCCAGCTCCTCGAGCTGCCCCGTGGGGCGCGGATCCCCGGCCCCACGACGACGTTCCCACGGCGGGCGCCCGTCCCTCAAGGGGCCCGGCGCGATCGCCGTCGAGCGGTGAGGCGGTCGGGGCGAGGCGGTCGGCGGCGCGGCAGGCGGATCAGCGGGTCTCGGCGGGATCCAGCTCCATCCGCATGAACACGCTCGCCCGCGCGTACGGCATGTGCCCGACCTCCTCGGGCGCCACGTGCCGGAAGCCGACGGCCTCGTAGAGGTGCACGGCCGCGGGGAGGTCGACGCTGCTCCCGAGCACGAGCGTCGTCGCACCCCGGCGCCGGGCCTCCGCGATGGCCGCGACGAGCAGCCGGCGTCCCGTGCCCCGGCCGCGCGCGGCCTCGTCGACCGCCATCTTCGCGAGCTCCCAGACGCCGTCGCCCTCGGGGATCAGCGCGACGCAGCCGATCGCCCGGTCGCCATCGCGCGCCAGCAGCACCGCGCCGCCGCGGTCGACGATCTGCCCGCGCGGATCCGCGAGCACGCGCTCGTCGTCGGGCTCGAGCGCGAAGAGGGTCGTGATCCACGCCTCGTTGAGCGCGCGGAAGGCGCGGGCGTCGGCGTCATCGCGGAGCGGGGTGATCTCCCGGGGCGGGGTGCGGGTCTCGCGGCTCGTGCTCATGAGCCCAGCCTCCCCGCTCGCGACCAGCGCTGTCCAATATGGAAGCCGGTGCATCGATAGCGTGGGTGCATGGATCTCGATCTCCGCCTCGTCCGCTCCTTCCTCGCCGTCGCGGACGAGCTGCACTTCGGGCGCGCGGCCGACGAGCTGGGGATCGCACAACCCGTGCTCTCGCAGCAGGTGCAGCGGCTGGAGCGGCAGCTCGGCGTCACGCTGCTCGCCCGCACCTCGCGGAGCGTCGCGCTCACGCCGGCCGGCCTCGCCCTGCGCGATCGCGGCCGGGCGCTCCTCCGGCAGGCCGACGCCGGGCTCGACGAGGTCGCGCGCATCGCCCGCGGCGAGGTGGGACGGCTGGAGATCGGCATGGTGCACTCGACCGTCGCGATCGACGCCGAGCACGGCGGCCCGGTCGAGGGCATCCGCCGCTTCCGCGCGCGCCACCCGGCCGTCGAGGTGCGCGTGCGCGAGGGCTTCACGGTCGACCTGATGGACGCGCTCCGCCGCGGCGAGCTCGACGTCGCGGTGGTGCGCGACCCGGATCCGATGCCGGGCACGCAGCTCGTCGAGCTCGTGACGGAGCCGTTCGTCGCGGTGGTGCCGGTCGCGCATCCGCTCGCCGCGGCCGACGAGGTGGATCCCGCGCTGCTCGCCGACGAGCCCTTCGTCTTCCCGCCGCGCCGCGCCAGCGAGGACGCCTACCGCCGCAACCTCGCGCCCGTCACCGAGCGCGGTCGCCTGATCCGCGTGGTGCAGGAGGGCT is a genomic window of Clavibacter capsici containing:
- a CDS encoding helix-turn-helix transcriptional regulator, whose product is MVDIQHAEQGPPAEQAGRARLLRPGQPLGLRLDARVDEFRELLLRCPLEEVRPAGRDWLRLRYDEIVPLVLPAALAAVEHGRPLPPDCLEDLRAVARRSAAQPDVDLSVALRGALPALRVFALVMHAAAAERDATLVVAMARASHVAHELGTCWVEAWAGHRAQEAATPAVVVADPPPADEDVELDLVARAPDLDDVEERMLALTAHGLSNDEIARATSYSRQAVAWHLGRLMRTWNAPNRTALVSVAFVRGVIRTRRERRIRRAQPPRMIEGGTRGRPAIPGDGGAPTVP
- a CDS encoding GNAT family N-acetyltransferase; the encoded protein is MSTSRETRTPPREITPLRDDADARAFRALNEAWITTLFALEPDDERVLADPRGQIVDRGGAVLLARDGDRAIGCVALIPEGDGVWELAKMAVDEAARGRGTGRRLLVAAIAEARRRGATTLVLGSSVDLPAAVHLYEAVGFRHVAPEEVGHMPYARASVFMRMELDPAETR
- a CDS encoding LysR family transcriptional regulator; this encodes MDLDLRLVRSFLAVADELHFGRAADELGIAQPVLSQQVQRLERQLGVTLLARTSRSVALTPAGLALRDRGRALLRQADAGLDEVARIARGEVGRLEIGMVHSTVAIDAEHGGPVEGIRRFRARHPAVEVRVREGFTVDLMDALRRGELDVAVVRDPDPMPGTQLVELVTEPFVAVVPVAHPLAAADEVDPALLADEPFVFPPRRASEDAYRRNLAPVTERGRLIRVVQEGSTWSMIVHLVGAGLGVTIAPRSATVGAPASVRVLPLAGSTATSTVHLATRVDDRRAVVDAFLAARRG